From one Babesia bovis T2Bo chromosome 3, whole genome shotgun sequence genomic stretch:
- a CDS encoding RNA recognition motif domain containing protein, translated as MSTEGEYITEPVAEAVEPVTAEAGEEAVTENVSAPISASENSHDVESPNVEQSSGEADNGGDTAEHSTYKGPEGTSPQERLKFFVGGLHPTVDEGMLTEHFMKYGRVITAQVMRDYNSGRSRGFGFVTLYVQENTENLFSDEHNVNGKHVDVRRMQNDAASNMKRKIFVGGLPKSLSEQMLKTFFERFGAVEKVTIMRQYDGSSRGFGFVIFAVDGAVEKVLESPSHFVYGSKVDVRAAESRSKQAAARLENQYKNMMRHGYNADYGTDRTMALQSPYGNAPKVAPTSMPSPVVPYDAQYYQQQLLYQQYALQSQYAYYAQQSGSGSGTTDPSRYVTQRPNTFGQQPNSQNNIARMYRSKPY; from the exons ATGTCTACCGAGGGTGAATACATTACCGAACCGGTGGCGGAGGCTGTTGAGCCAGTTACAGCAGAGGCGGGGGAGGAGGCAGTAACGGAAAACGTATCGGCTCCTATATCAGCTTCTGAAAATTCGCATGATGTAGAATCGCCAAATGTGGAGCAGAGCTCTGGAGAGGCTGATAACGGAGGTGACACAGCGGAGCATTCTACATATAAAG GTCCTGAGGGCACAAGTCCTCAAGAGAGACTTAAGTTTTTCGTTGGAGGCTTGCATCCAACTGTGGATGAGG GCATGTTAACCGAACACTTTATGAAGTATGGCAGGGTGATAACAGCTCAGGTTATGCGTGACTACAACTCCGGTAGGAGTAGGGGCTTTGGTTTCGTCACGCTATATGTTCAGGAAAACACAGAGAATCTATTTTCTGATGAGCACAATGTCAACGGCAAGCATGTGGATGTTCGGCGTATGCAGAATGACGCCGCTTCAAACATGAAGCGAAAGATATTTGTCGGAGGTCTTCCAAAGTCTTTAAGTGAGCAGATGTTAAAAACATTCTTTGAACGTTTTGGTGCTGTTGAGAAGGTCACCATCATGCGTCAATACGATGGCAGCTCACGTGGTTTCGGTTTTGTTATTTTTGCCGTTGACGGTGCTGTTGAGAAGGTCCTTGAGTCCCCCAGTCACTTTGTTTACGGTTCAAAAGTGGACGTCCGTGCTGCTGAATCACGTAGTAAACAGGCGGCAGCAAGGCTTGAAAATcaatacaaaaatatgATGAGGCACGGTTACAATGCCGATTATGGTACAGACCGTACTATGGCTTTACAATCTCCATACGGCAATGCGCCCAAAGTGGCACCTACTTCTATGCCTTCGCCGGTTGTGCCTTATGACGCTCAGTATTACCAGCAGCAGTTGCTGTATCAGCAGTATGCTTTGCAATCCCAGTATGCTTACTATGCGCAGCAGTCAGGATCAGGTTCTGGGACCACAGACCCTTCTCGCTATGTCACTCAACGCCCAAATACCTTTGGTCAGCAGCCTAATAGTCAAAACAATATAGCTCGCATGTATCGATCGAAGCCATACTGA
- a CDS encoding Ubiquitin carboxyl-terminal hydrolase family protein, producing MGEGDDIVRVTVKWMGKQFNDLELNLSESLELFRVQLFSLTGVPPERQKLMFKGLLSDSIDLRNTGICNGSKIMMIGNPEKVVENEAPVRFYEFMTPQEKSEFLSANKTRRLPCGIMNLGNTCYFNSVFQFLLPVSELWESVDLLRAKDATDSDQDQYKLALSLAEMRHQLPKSISKYVPLAQVQLLRKVNPLFSRTDEKTGLYMQQDAEECLSCILSCINGLSDSKLTDDYFGYTLSTVIRRKDTPDGVAAPPVGDTLKERSIKLNCYMGTQLTSVSTLMDGIALSLNEELTKFSSEAGCDVIHEKVSRISELPKYLIVHLVRFEWKQESDVSKTNAVKAKVCRRVNFERELDITSICSEEIKPLVLAGNAMAMRKDFNLEPSGEHESFQGYELYPGKYATGKYQLEAIVTHQGRSADGGHYVCWAKDPREDTEGSNDKNDQWLMFDDDKVTEYRWGNFDLCGGRGDFHIAVLLLYKAQYVSIEKEPSVEGAPEA from the exons ATGGGTGAGGGTGACGATATAGTCCGAGTGACGGTAAAATGGATGGGCAAGCAGTTTAACGATCTTGAGCTAAATCTTAGTGAGTCATTGGAGTTGTTTCGTGTACAGCTCTTTTCTCTTACGGGTGTACCGCCTGAACGTCAGAAGCTTATGTTTAAAGGGCTTCTGTCCGATAGCATTGATCTCCGTAACACTGGTATTTGCAATGGTTCTAAGATTATGATGATCGGCAATCCTGAAAAGGTTGTAGAAAATGAAGCTCCCGTACGCTTTTACGAGTTTATGACACCTCAGGAGAAATCTGAGTTCCTCTCGGCTAATAAGACACGAAGACTACCTTGT GGTATAATGAACTTGGGTAATACTTGCTATTTTAACTCTGTTTTTCAGTTTTTGCTTCCTGTATCTGAATTATGGGAATCCGTAGATCTGCTACGTGCTAAAGACGCTACTGACTCTGACCAAGATCAATATAAACTTGCTCTTTCATTGGCTGAGATGCGTCATCAGTTACCAAAATCAATTTCTAAATATGTTCCTTTAGCACAGGTACAGCTGCTTCGTAAGGTGAATCCTCTCTTTAGCCGCACTGACGAGAAGACGGGGCTTTATATGCAGCAAGACGCTGAGGAATGCTTAAGTTGCATTCTAAGTTGCATCAATGGTTTGAGCGATTCTAAATTAACCGATGATTACTTTGGTTATACTCTATCAACTGTTATTCGTAGGAAAGACACCCCTGACGGTGTGGCAGCACCTCCCGTTGGTGACACATTAAAGGAGCGCAGCATAAAGTTGAATTGTTATATGGGCACTCAGCTGACTTCTGTATCTACACTTATGGATGGTATAGCATTGTCGCTGAATGAAGAATTGACGAAATTCAGTTCTGAGGCGGGCTGCGACGTGATTCATGAGAAAGTTTCGAGGATTTCTGAGCTTCCCAAGTACCTTATTGTACACTTGGTTCGTTTTGAGTGGAAGCAAGAGAGTGACGTATCAAAGACCAATGCAGTGAAAGCAAAGGTGTGCCGTCGCGTCAACTTTGAGCGCGAGCTTGACATAACATCCATATGTTCTGAGGAGATTAAACCGTTAGTTCTCGCTGGCAATGCTATGGCAATGCGTAAGGACTTTAACCTAGAGCCATCTGGTGAGCACGAATCTTTTCAGGGTTACGAGTTGTACCCGGGAAAATATGCCACTGGTAAATACCAGCTTGAAGCTATTGTAACTCACCAGGGCAGAAGTGCTGATGGAGGGCATTATGTTTGCTGGGCTAAGGATCCGCGGGAGG ACACAGAGGGCAGCAATGACAAGAATGATCAGTGGTTGATGTTCGACGACGACAAAGTCACTGAATACCGTTGGGGTAATTTCGATCTCTGCGGTGGCAGAGGTGACTTTCACATCGCAGTTTTGCTGCTCTATAAAGCGCAGTACGTCAGCATAGAGAAGGAGCCTTCAGTTGAGGGTGCTCCAGAGGCTTGA
- a CDS encoding putative methionine aminopeptidase type I, with amino-acid sequence MVFYKSLYRCSVLSPKLILEKTPLGKYLSRSKKLGERQLLRYGEFQVLPSHHIPSHIALPPYASIRDPSELRAYYNKACTFAEVKSQSQIALMRAAAKIAAGCLKHCINITKEGVTAEDIDREGHEYIVSQGSYPAGVGFHGFPKAICISINEVACHGIPNTRPFQRGDIVSYDCTVFHGGVYGDCAGTIIVGDDSATDASGSLLVRIAKECVDKAIASVAPGVEFSKLAEIVTEHASKNSLGVIKEFGGHFIGDMMHMPPMVQFCHPSTTRGQMESGQIFTIEPIICEGNPEIYTWRDGWTIATCDGGRCAQFEHTVLVTDTGCEILTQ; translated from the exons ATGGTGTTTTATAAGTCCTTATACAGATGTTCTGTACTATCGCCTAAACTGATACTTGAGAAGACTCCACTTGGGAAATACCTATCTCGAAGCAAAAAACTAGGTGAAAGGCAACTTTTACGCTACG GAGAGTTCCAAGTTTTACCATCGCATCATATTCCATCGCACATAGCACTGCCACCATACGCTTCCATTCGAGACCCATCTGAGTTGCGTGCATATTACAACAAGGCATGCACATTTGCCGAGGTGAAGTCTCAATCGCAAATTGCGTTGATGCGTGCTGCGGCTAAAATAGCTGCAGGATGCCTTAAGCACTGTATCAACATTACTAAAGAAGGCGTCACTGCCGAAGACATTGATCGGGAAGGACACGAGTACATAGTATCGCAGGGCTCTTACCCAGCTGGTGTGGGATTTCATGGGTTTCCTAAAGCTATATGCATTTCCATAAACGAAGTGGCTTGTCACGGTATTCCTAATACGCGACCGTTTCAACGTGGTGACATCGTATCTTACGATTGCACAGTGTTCCACGGCGGAGTATATGGTGACTGTGCAGGCACAATAATCGTTGGCGACGATTCGGCCACTGATGCATCAGGAAGTTTGCTTGTTCGTATTGCTAAA GAATGTGTCGATAAAGCTATCGCCTCGGTAGCACCGGGGGTTGAGTTTTCAAAACTAGCTGAAATAGTCACTGAACACGCATCCAAAAATAGTTTGGGTGTTATAAAAGAGTTCGGAGGCCACTTTATTGGCGATATGATGCATATGCCTCCAATGGTTCAATTTTGTCATCCTAGCACAACTAGGGGGCAAATGGAATCTGGACAAATATTCACCATTGAGCCCATAATATGCGAAGGAAACCCTGAAATATACACCTGGCGTGATGGCTGGACTATTGCAACATGTGATGGCGGTCGTTGTGCTCAGTTTGAACATACAGTTCTGGTTACTGATACTGGTTGTGAAATACTAACCCAATGA
- a CDS encoding EF hand family protein: MAKRPHLRLTPAQLDMLDNHFKLVDGNGDGHINKDEFKLLYRSLGQTVTEAKLNTIVEEAFTDAPTEGIDFECFINTFLEAFALPPNERAVREALMLFDRDNSGYIETQELIQLLTTRGEKLSRGEVDHLFELLNIPQNTKRIDYTTFTEEIYRMFPIL; the protein is encoded by the exons ATGGCAAAAAGGCCACATTTGCGTCTTACTCCGGCGCAATTGGATATGCTCGA CAACCACTTCAAACTTGTGGATGGCAATGGAGATGGGCATATAAACAAGGATGAG TTCAAGCTTCTATATAGGTCACTTGGACAGACTGTGACAGAAGCAAAGCTTAATACCATAGTGGAAG AGGCTTTTACGGATGCTCCTACGGAAG GTATTGACTTTGAATGCTTCATCAATACCTTTTTGGAAGCCTTTGCCTTGCCGCCAAATGAACGTGCAGTCAGAGAAGCTCTGATGTTATTTGATCGCGATAATTCAG GCTACATCGAGACCCAGGAGTTGATACAGCTGCTAACCACTAGGGGAGAGAAGCTCTCAAGGGGGGAGGTAGACCATCTCTTTGAGTTGCTTAATATACCTCAAAATACAAAACGAATCGACTATACTACCTTCACGGAGGAAATATATCGCATGTTCCCAATATTATAG
- a CDS encoding ribosomal protein L24/L26 family protein, with amino-acid sequence MKFSKTVSSSRRKSRKAHFNAPSGKRRLIMSAPLSKELRQKYKVRSMPIRKDDSVMVVRGHFHDREGKVTQVYRKKWKIYIERITTDKTTGESVQVGIHPSNVIITKLRMDKDRHRILERKSQANNKSKYTESDVKA; translated from the exons ATGAAGTTCAGCAAGA CCGTATCGTCTAGTCGCAGGAAGTCGCGCAAGGCTCACTTCAACGCTCCTTCCGGTAAGAGGCGTTTGATTATGAGCGCTCCTCTTTCCAAGGAGTTGCGCCAGAAGTACAAAGTACGCTCCATGCCCATTCGCAAAGATGACTCTGTAATGGTCGTTCGTGGTCACTTCCACGACCGTGAGGGCAAGGTGACCCAAGTGTACCGCAAGAAGTGGAAGATTTACATTGAGCGTATTACCACTGACAAAACCACTGGTGAGAGTGTACAAGTGGGCATTCACCCAAGCAACGTTATCATAACTAAGCTCCGTATGGACAAGGACCGCCACCGCATTTTGGAACGCAAGAGCCAGGCCAACAACAAGTCTAAATACACCGAGTCTGATGTTAAGGCCTAA
- a CDS encoding WD domain G-beta repeat containing protein: MSTVKLKNLFGEPFKQVYCDLKINPKPTAFSGGMAASPTYVAFPWEVGGGGLVSLIGLDKLGRNSGAEKIDLRGHAGSLQDMVFNDFDYSVLATGSDDCSVRVWRVGNNEGSALCNLAGHTKKTTNVVWNASTDYVLLSGSMDNTVKVWDVKHGSAVSTIPIEGNYSYCNWSYDGNTVLVSTKESYVAFADPRDGKVKLAFKAHDSNKATSVQWLGGNYGGDYLATTGYVGNQTRQIRVWDARNTDKPVVSKDIDSAPGPLIPYWDSDTGLLTVVGKGDLTVRIFQYLEGDLNRAGEFKCNGTIKSFCFLPNSACDKSRCELGRLLYNCTSKEINPISIVVLRRNSQAAMGEIYGNVEQRRRTLAEEWHGCDLGAPQKSISATFDETAPPSMQSSFNSQVSDSAKARTMLSVASPSADWESTATGKAFIEIVGHVNHLSIRYQPAFNSADMLEHLENLEKEVVTMINLVKKEHGISTPSMTSSGRNASQVSDRSSSHQPMNSSATPNMAAVNTAAKVTSVIPKPKEETTSNNASDGQAAVESATKGLTGVKAAIAAMEARRAQAKGDASGRKM; this comes from the exons ATGTCGACGGTAAAGCTGAAGAATTTATTCG GCGAACCTTTTAAGCAGGTTTACTGCGATCTCAAGATAAATCCCAAGCCCACTGCCTTCTCAGGTGGTATGGCAGCCAGTCCCACTTATGTTGCATTTCCCTGGGAAGTTGGCGGTGGTGGGCTTGTATCTTTGATTGGATTAGATAAGTTGGGACGCAACAGTGGTGCGGAAAAGATAGATTTGCGTG GCCATGCCGGATCCCTACAGGATATGGTCTTCAATGACTTTGACTATAGTGTATTGGCCACAGGTTCCGATG ACTGCAGTGTACGCGTGTGGCGTGTTGGTAACAACGAAGGTAGTGCACTTTGCAACCTTGCTGGTCATACCAAAAAGACTACCAATGTTGTGTGGAATGCATCAACCGATTATGTATTGCTATCGGGCTCTATGGACAATACTGTTAAGGTGTGGGATGTAAAGCACGGTTCTGCAGTATCCACTATACCCATCGAAGGCAATTACTCCTACTGCAACTGGTCCTATGACGGTAATACAGTTTTGGTATCTACCAAGGAGTCTTACGTAGCCTTTGCTGACCCTCGTGATGGAAAGGTAAAACTCGCCTTCAAAGCTCATGACTCAAACAAAGCTACTAGTGTACAATGGTTAGGTGGAAATTATGGTGGAGATTACTTGGCTACCACTGGTTATGTAGGCAACCAAACACGTCAAATTCGCGTGTGGGATGCGAGGAATACTGATAAACCCGTGGTATCAAAGGACATTGACTCTGCACCGGGACCTTTGATTCCATATTGGGACAGTGACACCGGTCTACTTACCGTAGTTGGTAAGGGTGATCTTACGGTGCGTATATTCCAGTACCTTGAGGGTGATTTGAATCGTGCTGGTGAGTTCAAGTGCAACGGTACCATTAAGTCATTCTGCTTCCTCCCCAATAGCGCCTGTGATAAATCCAGGTGTGAACTTGGCCGTCTGCTATACAACTGTACCtctaaagaaatcaaccCAATATCTATCGTTGTACTTCGTCGTAACAGCCAAGCTGCGATGGGTGAAATTTACGGCAATGTAGAGCAGCGCCGCAGAACACTCGCCGAAGAATGGCATGGTTGCGATTTGGGCGCACCGCAAAAGAGCATTTCAGCCACTTTTGATGAGACTGCACCACCTTCGATGCAGTCGTCATTTAACTCACAAGTCAGTGATAGTGCTAAAGCCAGAACTATGCTGTCGGTGGCATCACCCTCTGCAGATTGGGAGTCCACAGCCACCGGCAAGGCATTTATTGAGATTGTGGGCCATGTAAACCATTTAAGTATACGCTACCAACCCGCTTTCAACAGTGCTGATATGCTGGAACACCTGGAGAACCTGGAGAAGGAAGTTGTAACTATGATAAACCTGGTCAAAAAGGAACATGGAATTTCAACTCCTTCAATGACAAGTTCAGGACGTAACGCATCCCAAGTTTCGGATCGATCGTCTTCACATCAACCAATGAATTCCTCTGCTACACCTAATATGGCTGCTGTCAACACTGCCGCCAAGGTTACTTCCGTAATCCCAAAGCCGAAAGAAGAAACAACCAGCAATAACGCATCCGATGGTCAAGCAGCGGTAGAAAGTGCTACGAAGGGACTTACCGGTGTTAAGGCAGCCATTGCTGCCATGGAGGCGCGCCGTGCTCAGGCTAAGGGCGATGCCTCCGGCCGAAAAATGTAG